From a region of the Salvelinus alpinus chromosome 2, SLU_Salpinus.1, whole genome shotgun sequence genome:
- the LOC139552207 gene encoding zinc finger protein ZFP2-like — translation MSSLNFSPLVKEEEVCWAEKEALGLNIVVKEEKEEEDITVKQEVEGEAVTVKEEEKDVSVKEEEDEFRVKEEEEDAVFGVKKEGEMTVTLKDEEVEIGDLINTRERRDYRGSSGESQQHHDADEAEKSLSTSELKKHQQRSTGKKSHCCSDCGKCCKSSSELIIHQQVHTGEKPYSCDHCRKSFTTTSGNLTIHQSNLTIHQRTHTGEKPYSCDHCRKSFTTSGSLTIHQRTHTGEKPYSCDQCGKSFAISSHLTAHQRTHTGEKSYGCDQCGKSFTHLSNLIVHRRGHTGEKPYSCDHCRKSFTTSGYLTIHQRTHTGEKPYSCDQCGKSFTQLCSLTGHRRTHTGEKPYGCDQCGESFTSSSYLTIHQRTHTGEKPYGCDQCGKSFTASSNLIVHQRTHTGDKPYGCDQCGKSFIQLQTLKSHRRTHTGEKPYSCGQCGKSFTTSGSLTLHQRIHTGEKPYSCDQCGKSFLSSGRLTIHQGTHTGEKPYSCDQCGKSFTTSSYLTIHQRTHTGEKPYSCDQCDKRYSDKRSLIKHQKIHT, via the exons atgagctccctaaacttctcccctcttgttaaagaagaagaggtctgctgggcggagaaagaagctctggggctgaacattgtcgtgaaagaggagaaggaagaagaggatatcacagtaaaacaagaagtagagggtgaggctgttacagtgaaagaagaagagaaagacgtttcagtgaaagaagaggaagacgagttcagagtgaaagaggaagaggaggatgccgtttttggagtgaagaaggaaggggagatgactgtcacattgaaagatgaagaggtggagataggagatctgattaacacca gagagagacgggactatcgtggatcctctggggagtctcaacaacatcatgatgctgacgaggcagagaagagtctctccacatcagaactcaagaaacaccagcagagatccacagggaagaaatctcattgctgctctgactgtgggaaatgtTGCAAATCTTCATCGGAACTTATAATACACCAGCaagtacacacaggagagaagccttatagctgtgatcactgtaggaagagttttactactacATCTGGtaatctaactatacaccagagtaatctaactatacaccagagaacacacacaggagagaaaccttatagctgtgatcactgtaggaagagttttactacatctggtagtctaactatacaccagagaacacacacaggagagaaaccttatagctgtgatcaatgtgggaagagttttgctatatctagccatctgactgcacaccagagaacacacacaggagagaaatcttatggctgtgatcaatgtgggaagagttttactcatctAAGCAACCTGATAGTACACCGAcggggacacacaggagagaaaccatatagctgtgatcactgtaggaagagttttactacatctggctatctaactatacaccagagaacacacacaggagagaaaccttatagctgtgatcaatgtgggaagagttttactcagctatGCAGCCTGACAGGACACCGGagaactcacacaggagagaaaccttatggctgtgatcaatgtggggaaAGTTTTACTTCATCTAGttatctgactatacaccagagaactcacacaggagagaaaccttatggctgtgatcaatgtgggaagagttttactgcatctagcaatctgatagtacaccagagaacacacacaggagataaaccttatggctgtgatcaatgtggcaAGAGTTTTATTCAGCTACAAACCCTGAAATCACACCGGagaactcacacaggagagaaaccttatagctgtggtcaatgtgggaagagttttactacatctggctctctgactttacaccagagaatacacacaggagagaaaccttatagctgtgatcaatgtgggaagagttttcttTCATCTGGTCGTCTGACAATACACcagggaacacacacaggagagaaaccttacagctgtgatcagtgtgggaagagttttactacatctagctatctgactatacaccagagaacacacactggagagaaaccttatagctgtgatcaatgtgacaagagatactctgataaaagatctctgatcaaacatcagaaaatacatacatga